The following is a genomic window from Moorella sp. Hama-1.
CAATCTTGTCCAGCCACTCCGGTTCCTCGCCGTCCTCGGAGGCCAGTTGATCCAGGACGTAGATAGGATCCCCATCGTCCTGGTAGACGGTATCGTGGATGGAGCTGGGCAGCTGCACGGCCTCCATGGCTGCGACGATCTCTTCCAGGGAGAGATCCAGGGCGTCAGCAATCTCGCTGATGGCCGGTTCGCGGCCCAACTGCTTGGCCAGTTCTTCCCGGGTGCGATTGACCTTAAAGGCCGTTTCTTTTAGGGAGCGGCTGACCTTGACTGTGCTGTCATCCCTTAAGAAACGCCGGATCTCCCCCAGGATCATGGGCACGGCATAGGTAGAAAACCGTACTTTATAGCTTAAATCAAATTTATCAATGGCCTTGATGAGGCCGATAGTCCCAATCTGGAAGAGGTCCTCCAGCTCATAGTTGCGCTTTTCGAAGCGCTGCACCAGGTTGAAGACCAGCTTGAGATTACAATTGATCAGGCGCTCCCGGGCCTCCTTGTCCCCCGCTTTGGCCCGGCGCAACAACTCTTCTGTCTCACCCTCAGATAAGAGGGGGAAACGGGGGAGGTTCATTTCCGACAGGCGCATTTCTTCACCGCCACCTCAACCGGCCTGGAAGCCCCACCGGCAGGCATCAGGCCTCCCCCGCTTGCTTAGTGGTTTTTAACATCCGGACCCTGGTACCCCGGTTAACCTCCGAGGTCACCTCCAATTCATCCATAAAGGACTGCATAAAGGCAAATCCCAGGCCCATTCTCTCCGGGTCGGTGGAATAGGCGGGTTGCATGGCCAGGGCTATATCAGAGATGCCCTTGCCCTGGTCGGTGACGGTGATTACTAGACCGGCGCCGGTGCGTTCTACCGTCACCCTTACTGTACCCCGAGGCTGGCCTTCATAGCCATGGATGATGGCATTGGAGACAGCTTCCGAAACAGCCACTTTAATCTCTTCCAGCTCGTTCAGGGTCATGTCCACCTGGGCGGCAAAGGCGGCTACGGCCACCCGGGCCAGGCCAACATTCTCCGGGAGACTTAAAAACTCCAGGGCCATACTGTTTTCCACTTGCTGGCCGGCCATCACTCAACCACCCCCTGCCCACTTACCGCTTCTCCGGTCTCGATGGTCATGATCTTCCCCAGGCCGGAAATCTCCAGGAGACGGCGGACCTGGGGCTGGGGTCGAGCGAGGATGACTCTACCGCCCTGTTTCTTTAAACGCCGGTAACGACCCAGGATAACTCCCAGGCCTGAACTGTCCATAAAGGTAACTCCGGCCAGATCGAGGAGTAACACCTCGGGCCGGGCATGATCCAGGCTGGCCTCCAATTCCTGGCGCAGCCGGTCGGCGGTCTCCAGGTCTACCTCACCCTTGATCCGGGCCTGGAGTTCCTTGCCCTCCATACTAAAAAAAACTTGCAAAATAAAAACCCCCTCGTAAAGGTTTCCGAAGGGGTTAATTCGCTATGGCCCGGCTTTCTTCCTGCTAAATAATGGCAAAATTATTGTCGAATAGTGAAGACAGCTCGGATAACCCGTAGGATTTCCTGACCCAGGGAGGCCCTGGCTACCTTTTGCTGGGTAACCAGCCCGACCCTGTCAACTTCCTGGCTGTCCCGGAAAACCCGCACCAGTCCCAGGTGCTGCCCCTCTTGTACCGGGGCATTGATGATCCCGGGTAATTCAATTTTCGCGGTCATGCTGGCAGTCTGACCCCGCAGGCGGCTCAACCGGGCCCCCACCTTACCTGCAGCCACAACTTTAACCTCTTCCGTCTGGCCCTTACCTACCGGGACGGTAGTTACCACCTGGCCCGGGGCGTAAAATTGTTTAAAGGTCCACTGTTTGAAAGCCCAGTTATAGAGCTTCATGGATTCCGTAAAGTGTCCCTGGGGCGTTTCCACCCCCATGACCACGGCAATAAAACGCAGGCCGTCCCGCTCCACCGTTGAGACCAGGTTTAAACCGGCGGCATCGGTAAAGCCGGTCTTGAAGCCATCGGTACCCGGGTACCAGTAAAGCATCTTGTTGGTGGTATCCAGGATGGTTAAGGGATCCTTCCGCAAGGTATAGCGCTTGATGGAAGTCCATTCGCGAATCTTGGGATACTTCAGGGCGTAGCGGGCGATGACGGCCATGTCATAGGCCGAAGTATAATTCTGCTCGTCATGCAAGCCGTGACAGTTGGCGAAGTGCGTATCCTTCAGGCCCAGTTCTTTAGCTTTGGCATTCATCAGGGCTACGAAGGCTTCCTCCGAACCTGCCAGGTGCTCGGCTACAGCCACGGCGGCATCGTTGGCCGAAGCCACGGCAATGGCGATAAGCATTTGCTCCAGGGGAAAGGTCTCACCCACGGCCAGGAAGACTTCCGACCCGCCAAAGCTCTCGGCCCGCTCGCTTACCTGGACCGGTTCATCCAGGCTAGCCTGGCCGCCCGCCACCATATCCATGGCCACCACCATGGTCATCAGCTTGGTCATACTGGCCGGGTAATAGTGAGCATGGGAATTTTTTTCCCACAGGATTTCCCCTGTCTGGGGATCCATCAAGATGGCTGCTTTGGCGTTGATATCTCCGGGTCCAGCCGGCTGGCTGGCTGGACCCGGGACTGCGGCCGCCTGCCCACTGGATGGGACTGGAGTTACCTGGTCGCCAGGTG
Proteins encoded in this region:
- the sigF gene encoding RNA polymerase sporulation sigma factor SigF; the protein is MRLSEMNLPRFPLLSEGETEELLRRAKAGDKEARERLINCNLKLVFNLVQRFEKRNYELEDLFQIGTIGLIKAIDKFDLSYKVRFSTYAVPMILGEIRRFLRDDSTVKVSRSLKETAFKVNRTREELAKQLGREPAISEIADALDLSLEEIVAAMEAVQLPSSIHDTVYQDDGDPIYVLDQLASEDGEEPEWLDKIALKEVLRQLPEKHRRVLVLRFFQDKTQAEVATRMGLSQVQISRIERQALAKIRELLQGEGKGGGP
- the spoIIAB gene encoding anti-sigma F factor, whose product is MAGQQVENSMALEFLSLPENVGLARVAVAAFAAQVDMTLNELEEIKVAVSEAVSNAIIHGYEGQPRGTVRVTVERTGAGLVITVTDQGKGISDIALAMQPAYSTDPERMGLGFAFMQSFMDELEVTSEVNRGTRVRMLKTTKQAGEA
- a CDS encoding STAS domain-containing protein encodes the protein MQVFFSMEGKELQARIKGEVDLETADRLRQELEASLDHARPEVLLLDLAGVTFMDSSGLGVILGRYRRLKKQGGRVILARPQPQVRRLLEISGLGKIMTIETGEAVSGQGVVE
- a CDS encoding D-alanyl-D-alanine carboxypeptidase family protein; its protein translation is MQKIRVLLLALLLGLCSWAGVLLITGQAGAEVPPPGGGTAGGPLAGQEGTLSPGSQAAGPSPGDQVTPVPSSGQAAAVPGPASQPAGPGDINAKAAILMDPQTGEILWEKNSHAHYYPASMTKLMTMVVAMDMVAGGQASLDEPVQVSERAESFGGSEVFLAVGETFPLEQMLIAIAVASANDAAVAVAEHLAGSEEAFVALMNAKAKELGLKDTHFANCHGLHDEQNYTSAYDMAVIARYALKYPKIREWTSIKRYTLRKDPLTILDTTNKMLYWYPGTDGFKTGFTDAAGLNLVSTVERDGLRFIAVVMGVETPQGHFTESMKLYNWAFKQWTFKQFYAPGQVVTTVPVGKGQTEEVKVVAAGKVGARLSRLRGQTASMTAKIELPGIINAPVQEGQHLGLVRVFRDSQEVDRVGLVTQQKVARASLGQEILRVIRAVFTIRQ